DNA sequence from the Lysinibacillus sp. OF-1 genome:
TTGAAATGCGAGCATTCGACAGAAAAATCACACCTTGTAGATTTTAATCGAAATTTGCTAGATGTTCCAATAATGTATACGAGGACGAAAGGATACAGGTTTCATTACAATCCTGTAAGCCATAATAGAAGAAGTTGAAGAGATTTGATAATCAATACAATTTGTTAATGATACGGAGGGCAAGCAATGAGATTTGATGAAGCTTATTCAGGAAATGTTTTTATAAAAAGTCATCCTACCTATGAGGATGCACAAGCCGTTATTTATGGCATGCCAATGGACTGGACAGTAAGTTACCGTCCAGGATCACGTTTCGGTCCACAGCGTATCCGTGAGGTATCGATCGGTCTTGAAGAGTATAGCCCATATCTAGATCGCGAGCTTGAGGAAGTAAAGTACTTTGATGCTGGTGATATTCCACTACCTTTCGGGAATGCACAGCGCTCATTAGATGAAATCGAAAAATTTATTGAAACATTATTAGCGGATGGCAAGATTCCTGTCGGTATGGGTGGGGAGCATTTAGTGTCTTGGCCAGTTATGAAGGCTGTCTCTGCTAAATATGATGATCTTGCCATCATTCATTTTGATGCACATACCGATTTACGTGTGGAATATGAGGGAGAACCACTTTCTCACTCAACACCAATTCGTAAGATTGCGGAACATATTGGACCGAAAAATGTTTATTCTTTCGGCATTCGTTCAGGCATGAAAGAAGAATTTGAATGGGCAAAGGAAAACGGCATGCACATTTCAAAATTTGAAGTGCTTGAGCCGTTAAAAGAGGTTTTACCAACATTAGCTGGGCGCAATGTGTATGTAACGATTGATATTGACGTTTTAGATCCAGCACACGCTCCAGGCACTGGTACAGTAGATTGTGGAGGTATTACATCAAAAGAATTACTAGCTTCCATCCACGCGATAGCAGCTAGTGGTGTAAATGTTGTAGGCTTTGATCTAGTAGAAGTCGCACCTATCTATGATTCATCAGAAATGACGGCAAACACAGCTTCTAAATTATTACGAGAAATGATTTTAGGCTGGGTAAAATAAGTAAGGCATTGAAAACAGATTGATTGAATGGGGTTAGCTATAGGCTTGCCCCATTTTGTATTTTCTATTGAAATGAAGAATAGCTATACGTCATAAATTTGAAACTTATTTTACGTAGTTGCGTAGATAAGTTAAGTAATAGTTTCTATTTTATAGAAGAGAGAAAAATTGATGAAACAACTGTCATCTATTGGTCAGTAG
Encoded proteins:
- the speB gene encoding agmatinase: MRFDEAYSGNVFIKSHPTYEDAQAVIYGMPMDWTVSYRPGSRFGPQRIREVSIGLEEYSPYLDRELEEVKYFDAGDIPLPFGNAQRSLDEIEKFIETLLADGKIPVGMGGEHLVSWPVMKAVSAKYDDLAIIHFDAHTDLRVEYEGEPLSHSTPIRKIAEHIGPKNVYSFGIRSGMKEEFEWAKENGMHISKFEVLEPLKEVLPTLAGRNVYVTIDIDVLDPAHAPGTGTVDCGGITSKELLASIHAIAASGVNVVGFDLVEVAPIYDSSEMTANTASKLLREMILGWVK